The window CCAACAGGCCGCCAGAACGATCAACATCCACGCCTTCCTGCGTAGCGCGGCGCTCGCTGGGTTTCGGTCACGCTTGCTCATCAACGTGCTCCGGCTGACGACTCCGATGGGCGGGCCCATCGCACCTGTACACCTCGATCGCGGCCGCGGCTTGCGCGAGCGGCGCGCATGCGGCTATCCCGACGCCGATCGATTCCTGCTAATACTATGGCGCGCGTCGCGGAGATGACATTAGGATTTCAGCCGATCGTTCAGCGGCCGGTCACGCGTGGGTAGTCGGGTGACGCGCGTCGGCCGGTACGCCGATACATCTTCGCCGATCAAACTTGGGTCACCCGCGGCGCGACCGCCGCGCCATCCGCGTCGCTCGTCCCCGGTGCGACTTCCTCCAGCGCTTGCCGCCCCGTTTCGACCCGCAGCAACCCGATCGCGACGCACAGCACGCCGAGTGTCGCGCTGACCATCGCGATCACGCCCGACACGCCGAACGCCTGATAGAGCGCGAGTGCCAGCGCGGGCGTCCCGATCGACGACATCCGCCCGCACATCCCCGCGACGCCCGTGCCACGCAGCCGCACCTCGGTCGGAAACAGCTCCGGGATATACCCAAACAGCCCGAGCGTCGTGATCGTATAGATCGCACTGACGAGACAGAACCCGACCAGAATGATCGCCGTGGTATCGCGCAGCGACACATACAGCCAGCCGAGCGCGATGCTGAGAATCGAAGCGATCACGATTCCCCGCGCACGGCCGATCCGGTCCGCGATCAGATACCCGATCAACCCGCCGACCGGCGACCCGATCGACATCAGGAACACGAACCCGAGCGACTTGACGACCGACAACCCCTGCGTGACGAAAAACGTTGGCAGCCATGCAATGAAGCCATAGAGCCCGACGTTCACGCCGATCGCGGTCAACGCGGCAACCGCCATCCGCCCACGCATCCCCTTCGAAAACAGCACGCCGAGCGGCACCTTCCCGACATGCAGATCAATGGTGCGCCGCACCGGCGGCAGCGCGCCGACCTGCTGGCTCACCTCCTGCTCGATCGCAGCAAGCGTCGCCTCCGCCTCGTCGAGCCGCCCGACGGATTCGAGCCAGCGCGGCGATTCCGGCATCCGCTTGCGCATGAACCACACGACCAGCGCACCGATACCGGCCAGCGCGAACATATAGCGCCAGCCGAGATGCGGAATGATCCAGTACCCCGCGGCCAGCGCGGCGAAGAGCCCACTGTTGGTAATGATCGCCAGCAGCGACACCCACTTCCCGCGCGTGTCGGGCGGCACGAACTCGGCGAGCGTCCCGGCTGCAACGACCAGTTCCGCGCCGAGCCCGATCCCCATGATGAACCGCAGCACGATCAACCATTCGATGTCGGGCGCAAAACACGCGGCGATCGACGCGAGCCCGAACACCGCGAGATTGAGCTGATACGAATACCGCCGCCCGAGCCGGTCACCGACATACCCCGCGACGAACGCGCCGATCATCATCCCGACGAACGTCGACGACACGAACATCGCGCCATGGCGCAGATCGGTGAAGCCGTCCTTGACCATCGACGCGACCGAGCCGTTGGCGAGATAGATGTCGAATGCGTCGAGGAACGCGCCGCCGGCGATCAATCCAAGTATCTTCCAGTGGAACCTTGAAACGGGCAGCCGGTCGAGCCGGCCGGCGGCATTGACGGTGTTCGCCATGATGTCTCCAGATGTGGCGCTCTCGCGTCTGCTGACCAGACGCGGAGACGCTTCGATAGTGTGATGAGGGGCGCGCTTCGCTCAGCGCGGAAAGGCCCGGTCAGACAGCGCCGGACGCATGCAACGCGTGAATCTGTTCATCGGCATAGCCGAGCTCGCGTAGCACGGCGTCGGTATGCTGTCCGAGCGCCGGCACGGGATCCATGCGCGGCTCGTCGCTCGGTGCGATGCCGGGCGGCAGCAGCGCGGGGATCTCGCCGGCGGGCGTGTCGACCCGCGTCCAGCGGTGCCGGGCGGCGAGCTGCTCATGCGTCCACACGCCGTGCATGTCGTTCATCCGCGCGTTCGCGATGCCGGCCTGCTCGAGCCGGTCGATCACGTCGGCGGCCGTCAGCGTCGAGAATGCGCGGACGATGACGGATGCCAGCTCGTCGCGGTTCGCGACGCGGCGGCTGTTCGACCCGAAGCGCGCGTCGGCCGCGAGCTCGGGCATGCGAAGCACGGTCTCGCAGAAGCTTTTCCATTCGCGCTCGTTCTGCAGGCCCAGCATCACGGTGTGGCCGTCGCCGGCCTTGAACGGACCGTACGGAAAGATCGTCGCGTGCGACGCGCCGGCTTGCCGCGGCGGCGGCTGGCCGTCGATCGCGTAGTAGAGCGGATAGCTCATCCACTCGACCATGCTTTCGAGCATCGACACGTCGATGTGCCGGCCGCCTCCGGTGCGGCCGCGCGCGATCAGCGCGGCGAGGATGTTCGAATACGCATACATGCCCGCCGCGATATCGGCGATCGAGCAGCCGGCCTTGGCCGGCTCGCCGTCGGAGCCGGTAATGCTCAGGAATCCGGATTCACTCTGGATCAGCAGGTCGTATGCCTTCTTGTCGCGAAACGGCCCGTCGAGCCCGTAGCCGGAGATGTCGCAGACGATCAGCCGCGGATAGCGCGCGCGCAGCGCGTCGTAGTCGAGCCCCAGGCGTTGCGTCGCGCCGGGGGCGAGGTTCTGCACGAACACGTCGGCATCCGCGAGCAGCTTGTGCACGACGTCGAGCGCCGCGGGCTGCTTGACGTCGAGCGTGATGCTTTCCTTCGAGCGGTTGGTCCACACGAAGTGCGACGCGAGTCCCGACACGCGTTCGTCGTAGCCTCGCGCGAAATCGCCGACGCCCGGCCGTTCGATCTTGATCACGCGCGCGCCGAGATCCGCGAGCTGACGCGTGCAGAACGGCGCGGCGATCGCATGCTCGAACGTGACGACCTTGATGCCTTCGAGTGGACGCATGCTCGTCGCTCCCGTCAGAACGACCGCGGCAGGCCGAGGATGTGCTCCGCGACATACGACAGGATCAGGTTCGTCGAGATCGGCGCGACCTGGTACAGGCGCGTTTCGCGGAACTTGCGCTCGACGTCGTATTCGCACGCGAAGCCGAAGCCGCCATGGAACTGCAGGCACGCGTTCGCGGCTTCCCACGACGCGTCGGCCGCGAGCAGCTTCGCCATGTTCGCCTGCGCGCCGCACGGTTCGTGCGCGTCGAACCGGCGCGCGGCCTCGAAGCGCATCAGGCTCGCGGCCTCGACGTTGACGAACGCGCGGGCGATCGGAAACTGCACGCCCTGGTTCTGGCCGATCGGGCGGCCGAACACGACGCGATCCTTCACGTACTGCGACACCTTGTCGACGAACCAGTAGCCGTCGCCGATGCATTCGGCGGCGATCAGCGTGCGTTCGGCGTTGAGTCCGTCGAGGATGTACCGGAAGCCCTGGCCTTCGTCGCCGATCAGGTTCTCGGCGGGGATTTCAAGGTTGTCGAAGAACAGCTCGTTCGTCTCGTGGTTGACCATGTTCGGAATCGGGCGCACGGTCATCCCGTTGCCGATCGCGTGATGCAGATCGACGATGAAGATCGACATCCCCTCCGACTTCTTCTGCACGTCCGACAGCGGCGTCGTGCGCGCGAGCAGGACCATCAGGTCGGAGTGCTGCACGCGCGAGATCCACACCTTCTGGCCGTTGATCACGTAGCGGTCGCCCTTGCGCACGGCGGTCGTCTTGATCTTGGTCGTGTCGGTGCCGGTGGTCGGCTCGGTCACGCCCATCGACTGCAGGCGCAGCTCGCCGCTCGCGATCTTCGGCAGATAGCGCTGCTTCTGTTCGGCCGAGCCGTGGCGCAGCAGCGTGCCCATGTTGTACATCTGGCCGTGGCACGCGCCGGAGTTGCCGCCCGCGCGATTGATTTCCTCCATGATCACCGACGCCTCGGTCAGCCCAAGGCCGGAGCCGCCGTATTCCTGCGGAATCAGCGCGGCGAGCCAGCCGGCTTTCGTCAGCGCGTCGACGAACGCTTCGGGATAGCCGCGCGCTTCATCGATCCCGCGGAAATAGTCGGCGGGAAACTCGCCGCACAGGTCGCGAACGGCTTCGCGAATGTCTTGGTACGCGTCGGTAGGGTTCATGCGTCGTATCGGGGAAAGCGTCGGAATGGGTCAGGCGAGGGTCGCGCTCGCGGACATGGTCAGCCAGCCGTCGTGGTCGTTCGCCCAGAGTTCGACGGTCTTGCCGTCGTCGGCGAGGCGGCCGCACACGCTGAAGGGGTGGCCGAGAAAGGTCGGCCGCACCGCGCGATACGCGTATTCGCTGATCGTCGCGCCGGGCAGCGAGCGCGTGACGAGGTCGAGCAGCAGCGTCGAGATCAGCGGGCCGTGCACGACGAGGTCCGGATAGCCTTCGACGTCGCGCACGTAGGTGCGGTCGTAATGAATGCGATGGCCGTTGAAGGTCAGCGCGGAATAGCGGAACAGCATCACTTCGTCCGGCGTGATGTCGCGCCGCCATTGCGCATGCTCGGGCGCGGCCTTCGGCGGGGGCGCGACGGTGCCGGGCGCCGCCGCGCCGCGATAGACGATGTCGTGTTCATCGCGGATCGCGACTTCGCCCGCGGCTTCGATCACGTGCTCGACGGTCACGAAGCCGAGCGTGCCGCTGCGGCCTTCCTTGCGCTCGACCGACAGCACGCGCGACGTGCGCGTTGCGATCGCGCCGATCGGCAGCGGCCGTTCGAACGTCAGCCGGCCGCCGGCCCACATGCGGCGCGGCAGCCCGAGGTCCGGCAGGAAGCCGCCCTTGCGCGGATGGCCGTCGGGGCCGAGCTCGGCCTGCGGCGCGATCGACCAGAAATACAGCCAGTGCCACGCGGGCGGCAACGCATCGCCGGCGGCGGGAACGATCGGGTGGTCGAGCGTGGCCGCGAGTGCGACTGCACGTTCGGCGCTGATGAGGTCCGTCGTGACTTGCCGGACATCGTCACTGGCATTCGACCGGGAAGCATTCACTGTCACCTCCATCGCCGGGCGGCCGGCGCTTCTGACTGGGCATGAAGTGACTGTAGGTGAAGCGCGGGCGCGACGGAAATACCGTTTGAATGTACCCGTCATAGGGGTACCCTATGGCTTTCGCTTCGATCGAACCGCCATGGACATCCGTCAGCTCCGCTACTTCGTCAGCATCGTGGAATACGGGAGCCTCGGGAAAGCGGCCGAAAAACTCTTCGTCGCGCAGCCGTCGCTGAGCCAGCAGATCGCGAAGCTCGAAGGCGACCTCGGCGTCGCGCTGCTGGTGCGCAGCCCGCAGGGCGTGAAGCCGACGGCGGCCGGGCAGGCGCTGTACCGCCATGCGCGGCTCGTGCTGCGGCAGATGGAGCAACTGCGTCAGGAAGTGCGGGAAGGCGCGGGCAGCGAGTCGGGCACGGTCGCGGTGGGGTTTCCGACCACGATGACGTCGATCCTCGCGGTGCCGCTGTTCGAACGAATCCGGGCGCGTTATCCGGGCATCCGGCTGCAGTACATCGAGACCATGAGCGGCTTCATCAACGAGCTGCTGGCGAACGGGCGGCTCGACCTCGCGATCCTGTTCCGCGAATCGAACACCACCGGCAT is drawn from Burkholderia ambifaria AMMD and contains these coding sequences:
- a CDS encoding MFS transporter, giving the protein MANTVNAAGRLDRLPVSRFHWKILGLIAGGAFLDAFDIYLANGSVASMVKDGFTDLRHGAMFVSSTFVGMMIGAFVAGYVGDRLGRRYSYQLNLAVFGLASIAACFAPDIEWLIVLRFIMGIGLGAELVVAAGTLAEFVPPDTRGKWVSLLAIITNSGLFAALAAGYWIIPHLGWRYMFALAGIGALVVWFMRKRMPESPRWLESVGRLDEAEATLAAIEQEVSQQVGALPPVRRTIDLHVGKVPLGVLFSKGMRGRMAVAALTAIGVNVGLYGFIAWLPTFFVTQGLSVVKSLGFVFLMSIGSPVGGLIGYLIADRIGRARGIVIASILSIALGWLYVSLRDTTAIILVGFCLVSAIYTITTLGLFGYIPELFPTEVRLRGTGVAGMCGRMSSIGTPALALALYQAFGVSGVIAMVSATLGVLCVAIGLLRVETGRQALEEVAPGTSDADGAAVAPRVTQV
- a CDS encoding CaiB/BaiF CoA transferase family protein, with the protein product MRPLEGIKVVTFEHAIAAPFCTRQLADLGARVIKIERPGVGDFARGYDERVSGLASHFVWTNRSKESITLDVKQPAALDVVHKLLADADVFVQNLAPGATQRLGLDYDALRARYPRLIVCDISGYGLDGPFRDKKAYDLLIQSESGFLSITGSDGEPAKAGCSIADIAAGMYAYSNILAALIARGRTGGGRHIDVSMLESMVEWMSYPLYYAIDGQPPPRQAGASHATIFPYGPFKAGDGHTVMLGLQNEREWKSFCETVLRMPELAADARFGSNSRRVANRDELASVIVRAFSTLTAADVIDRLEQAGIANARMNDMHGVWTHEQLAARHRWTRVDTPAGEIPALLPPGIAPSDEPRMDPVPALGQHTDAVLRELGYADEQIHALHASGAV
- a CDS encoding acyl-CoA dehydrogenase family protein, whose translation is MNPTDAYQDIREAVRDLCGEFPADYFRGIDEARGYPEAFVDALTKAGWLAALIPQEYGGSGLGLTEASVIMEEINRAGGNSGACHGQMYNMGTLLRHGSAEQKQRYLPKIASGELRLQSMGVTEPTTGTDTTKIKTTAVRKGDRYVINGQKVWISRVQHSDLMVLLARTTPLSDVQKKSEGMSIFIVDLHHAIGNGMTVRPIPNMVNHETNELFFDNLEIPAENLIGDEGQGFRYILDGLNAERTLIAAECIGDGYWFVDKVSQYVKDRVVFGRPIGQNQGVQFPIARAFVNVEAASLMRFEAARRFDAHEPCGAQANMAKLLAADASWEAANACLQFHGGFGFACEYDVERKFRETRLYQVAPISTNLILSYVAEHILGLPRSF
- a CDS encoding FAS1-like dehydratase domain-containing protein, which encodes MNASRSNASDDVRQVTTDLISAERAVALAATLDHPIVPAAGDALPPAWHWLYFWSIAPQAELGPDGHPRKGGFLPDLGLPRRMWAGGRLTFERPLPIGAIATRTSRVLSVERKEGRSGTLGFVTVEHVIEAAGEVAIRDEHDIVYRGAAAPGTVAPPPKAAPEHAQWRRDITPDEVMLFRYSALTFNGHRIHYDRTYVRDVEGYPDLVVHGPLISTLLLDLVTRSLPGATISEYAYRAVRPTFLGHPFSVCGRLADDGKTVELWANDHDGWLTMSASATLA